GGCCCCACCCTACGAATGACCACGCACCCAATCCGGCACTCGCTGCAGCCGGCCCTCGCGATCGACGCAGGCCAACACCGAATGTCCTTCGGCAATCAACTCGTCGCCGCGGAAAAGCTGGTATTCGTGCTCGATCTTGGCGGCGGTCACGCGCTTCAGCCGCGTGCGCAGCCGCAGCAGGTCGTCGTAGCGGGCGGGCCGGCGATAGCGGCACGAGACATCGACGATGACCATGAAAATGCCCCCCTCTTCCACCCGCCGATAGTCGTGGCCGTTGGCCCGCAGCAGTTCGGTGCGGCCCATCTCGAAGTAGGTGAAATAGTTGGCGTGGTGCAGCACGCCCATGGCGTCGGTTTCCTGGTAACGCACCCGGATTTCGATTTCGTGTTCGTCGATCATTGACTCCCAGCGGCGTGGTAGCTTATAGTTATGCGGCTTTTCAGGCCGTCTGTCCGGCCGTGGAAAGCACGCACCATAACCGCCGACGGCAAGTTTTGCAAAAGGGCTTTTTCAGCCACCGCGTCGAATGAGCGACTATTATGAGCATCGGTGAAGGGACCGGCATCGACATTCCCACCGCGCGCGGCCGCGACTACCCGTCGATCCGTCAGTTCACGGTGTTTCTCGAAAACCGGGTCGGGCAGCTTCTGGAAGTCGTGCGGCGGTTCGAGGGGAGCAAGGTCCGCATCGTGGCCTTTTCGATCGTCGATTCGGCCGAGTGCGCGTTTGTGCGGTTTTTGCTCAGCCATCCCGAACAAGGCCGCGAGATTCTGGAGCGTGCCGGGCTGGCGATGATCGAGAGCGACCTGATCGGCGTGGAGTTGCCTGACGGCCCGCAAGCACTGCTCAAAGTCTGCACGGCCCTGTTGCAGGCCGAGGTGAACATCATCCAGGCCTATCCACTTTTGCTTCGCCCGCACGGCCGGCCTTGCGTGGCCCTGATGGTCGACAACATCGAGATGGGGCTGGAGACGCTGGCCAACAAGGGCTTCACGATGATCAATGAGTTGGACCTGGAGGAGAATGAGTAAAATGAGTAAGGCGACTGGGCGAGCGACGTTCAAATGATTTCCATTAGCCTTGGTGAGTTGCTCTTCGCCGCTTTATTTGTTGTGATGCTCGCTCTCTGCCTCCTCTGGAAGCAGGCGATTGCTCCCTGGATCTTCGTGTCCGGTACGCTGCTATTCGCGTACCTGGCCGCGTCAGTTTTGCTGGGTCTGTCATTCCCGTACCGTACCTGGAATATTAGCATCTACTGTGTTTTCTTCGTCGCATGTATTTTGACGGCTTGCGGCGGTGCAGGTTGCTTGGTGCGCGTAGTTCGTTTTTTGAAAAGCAAAGGGAAGCATGCAATTTGATTGGCCGGCGATCATTCTCCGCTGGATGCACCTGCTGGCCGCGATCACCGCGGTGGGCGGCACGGTGTTCATGCGCTTTGCATTGCTGCCGTCGGTGAGCGTTTTGTCCGACGATCAGCGTAAGGCCCTGCACGAGCAAGTCCGCTCGCGGTGGGTCAAGTTCGTGATGGGGGCCATTCTCTTTCTGCTCGTGAGCGGCTTCTATAACTTCTTTCGCCGGCTCAACACGCTGCCGGCGGATTACAAGGGACTTTACCACGCCCTGTTTGGCGTCAAGTTCCTTTTGGCTCTGGTCATTTTCTTCATTGCCAGTGCCCTGACGGGCCGTGCCGCGGCCTTGGCCCCCATCCGCCAGAAGGCGAAGCTTTGGCTCACAGTCAACGTGGTGCTGGCACTGATCGTGGTCTGCATTTCGGGCGTGTTGCGTTTCGTTCCGACCGGTGCCTCGCCGCCGGCAAGAGCCCAAACCTCGCAGGAAGCCCAGCCGCATTCGGTGCTCCGTCATGGATAAGAAAGCGAAGAAGCGGATCGACCTGCTGAACCAGCGATTGCAGAAGCTGCGCATGCAGCTTGCCGGCGCCCGCAAGCAGATGGACGATCCCGAAGACGTGAAGAAGCTGGAACGCGAAATCGAGCAAGTCACGGCTGAGCTCGAAAAACTCAAGCAGAGCGGGTGAGGGGATTTTCGATTTTGGATTCTCGATCGGCCAATCCAAAATCCAAAAGCCAAAATCGCTCGTCCTGTAACACTTCCGCCCCATCCCGCGTCATACTACTGGCAGACGCGAAAAACAGGAGCGGCGGATGGCGCCCGACGATTCAAATAGCCGTCGCGACAGGGTGTTGGCGGCCCTCGATGCTTATGAGAGTCGCTTGCTGCGCTACGCGCAGCGGCTCAGCGATGGCGACGTGAATCTGGCCCGCGACATCGTGCAGCACGCCTTTTTGCAACTCTGTCGCCAGCCGCCGCACGAACAGAACGGGCGGTTGGGGTCATGGCTCTACGCGGTCTGCCGCAACCGGGCCATCGACCTCAAACGCCGCAATTTCCACTTGGAGCCGTTTGCCGGTGATGAGCGCGACGCGCCGGGCCGCGAGGTCGATCCTGCCGATGAGTTGGAAACTCGCGATGCCGGCGAGTTGGTGCGCCGGGCGATGGAGACGTTGCCCGAACGGCAGCAAGAGGTGGTGGCCCTGTGGTCCGAAGGTTTCGCCTACCGTGAGATCAGCGAGATCACTGGGGCGACGGAGAACTATGTGCGCGTGATGGTCCATCGGGCATTGCAAGCGCTGCGCGAGCATCCGCTGTTGCAACGCCTGATCGCCGAGGAGGCTGGAACACCAGTGAAGTGATATGCCAATGAAATTAGCTACCGCCGCGCCCGAGTTTAAAAGAGGCGAAGGGTGGACGCCGTCTTTAGAAACCAGCGTCACCAACCGCCGGGCAAGCCGGCGGCATGATTTCGAAGGCTCACGAAGAGGCTGGCTCCGAACAAGACTCGCCGCCGCTCAGCGACAGCCTGGAGAGCCGGCTTCAGCCGGCTTTTACGGTTTGCCACCAGCTTTAGCTGGTGGGCGGCGCCAAGATTCATTCGTTTTTATTAGCCGGCTTCAGCCGGGCTTCTCAAGGCTGGCTTTAGCCCTTGCGAAAGAACGCACCGTTCAAGGGCTGAAGCCAGGGTGGAGAAGCCCGGCTGAAGCCGGCTCAAAGCATTTCGCGTTTTGTCACCAACCACCAGCTAA
Above is a window of Pirellulales bacterium DNA encoding:
- a CDS encoding acetolactate synthase, which translates into the protein MSIGEGTGIDIPTARGRDYPSIRQFTVFLENRVGQLLEVVRRFEGSKVRIVAFSIVDSAECAFVRFLLSHPEQGREILERAGLAMIESDLIGVELPDGPQALLKVCTALLQAEVNIIQAYPLLLRPHGRPCVALMVDNIEMGLETLANKGFTMINELDLEENE
- a CDS encoding sigma-70 family RNA polymerase sigma factor, with product MAPDDSNSRRDRVLAALDAYESRLLRYAQRLSDGDVNLARDIVQHAFLQLCRQPPHEQNGRLGSWLYAVCRNRAIDLKRRNFHLEPFAGDERDAPGREVDPADELETRDAGELVRRAMETLPERQQEVVALWSEGFAYREISEITGATENYVRVMVHRALQALREHPLLQRLIAEEAGTPVK
- a CDS encoding thioesterase family protein, with the translated sequence MIDEHEIEIRVRYQETDAMGVLHHANYFTYFEMGRTELLRANGHDYRRVEEGGIFMVIVDVSCRYRRPARYDDLLRLRTRLKRVTAAKIEHEYQLFRGDELIAEGHSVLACVDREGRLQRVPDWVRGHS